In Halarcobacter bivalviorum, a genomic segment contains:
- the purS gene encoding phosphoribosylformylglycinamidine synthase subunit PurS, translated as MKAIVNVALKQGVLDDQGKATHHALDTLGFKEIVKDVRVGKQIIMELNSSNEEEARKEVTEMCEKLLANTVIEDYQIEILG; from the coding sequence ATGAAAGCAATCGTAAATGTAGCATTAAAACAAGGTGTACTTGATGATCAAGGAAAAGCAACTCACCATGCTTTAGATACTCTTGGATTTAAAGAGATTGTAAAAGACGTTAGAGTTGGTAAACAAATTATTATGGAATTAAACTCTTCAAATGAAGAAGAAGCTAGAAAAGAAGTTACAGAGATGTGTGAGAAACTTCTTGCTAACACAGTAATTGAAGATTATCAAATCGAAATTTTAGGTTAA
- the purC gene encoding phosphoribosylaminoimidazolesuccinocarboxamide synthase yields the protein MNKTELLYEGKAKKIWKTEDENLLISEFKDDLTAFNGEMKSSEAGKGALNNKISTELFKYLKENGIQTHFVEMLDDNNMLHKKCKVIPIEVIIRNIATGSLTRTLGIEDGKILPFTLVEFDYKNDELGDPKINDQHALILGLVKHQDELDKLRRVAREINDILKPYFFEKGLKLVDFKLEFGYDSNENIILIDELSPDNCRFWDVESGESMDKDRFRKGKGGLKVAYENVLNRILNK from the coding sequence ATGAACAAAACTGAGCTTTTATACGAAGGTAAAGCGAAAAAAATCTGGAAGACAGAAGATGAAAATCTTTTAATTTCTGAATTTAAAGATGACTTAACTGCGTTTAATGGTGAAATGAAATCAAGTGAAGCAGGAAAAGGTGCTTTAAATAATAAAATCTCTACAGAACTTTTTAAGTACTTAAAAGAGAATGGAATTCAAACACACTTTGTTGAAATGCTTGATGATAATAATATGCTTCATAAAAAATGTAAAGTTATACCTATTGAAGTAATTATTAGAAATATTGCTACTGGTTCATTAACAAGAACTTTAGGTATTGAAGATGGAAAGATTTTACCTTTTACTTTAGTAGAGTTTGATTATAAAAATGATGAATTAGGTGACCCAAAAATAAATGACCAACATGCATTAATTTTAGGATTAGTTAAACACCAAGATGAGCTAGACAAATTAAGAAGAGTAGCAAGAGAAATTAATGATATTTTAAAACCTTACTTTTTTGAAAAGGGGCTTAAATTAGTAGATTTTAAACTAGAATTTGGTTATGACAGTAATGAAAATATAATTTTAATTGATGAGTTATCTCCTGATAACTGTAGATTTTGGGATGTAGAATCAGGTGAATCTATGGATAAAGATAGATTTAGAAAAGGAAAAGGTGGACTAAAAGTTGCCTATGAAAACGTATTAAATAGAATTTTAAATAAATAA
- a CDS encoding S41 family peptidase — protein sequence MNRFILISAIVLLLSQSIFANEKQEEENNQTRFESLSKLTQVIGTVEKYYVDDIKLQEIVDKALKGLMQELDAHSTYLDKKSSKEMSIQTQGEFGGLGITVGMRDGALTVIAPIDGTPAYKAGVKAGDIILKIDDHSTLNMTLDEAVSLMRGKPKTPISLTLVREGKNKPLKIDIVRDIIKIQSVFSKTIENEDLLYVRISSFDRKVTTNLKKAIKENPKTKGIILDLRNNPGGLLTQAIGVVDLFVDEGIIVSQKGRNSEEEEKFNATIAETITDVPLVVLVNGGSASASEIVSGALQDHKRAVVIGEKTFGKGSVQAILPITQDRSENIKITIAKYYLPSGRTIQATGITPDVISHEGEVVAEKNAEFKLKEADLKKHLEVELDKENGVNKKSEEKEEDSKILTEEDIAKDNQLNTSIGILKSLIIMK from the coding sequence ATGAATAGATTTATATTAATTTCAGCGATTGTTTTACTATTATCTCAATCAATTTTTGCAAATGAAAAACAAGAAGAAGAAAATAATCAAACAAGATTTGAATCTCTGTCAAAACTAACACAAGTAATTGGTACTGTTGAAAAATACTATGTAGATGATATAAAGCTACAAGAAATAGTTGATAAAGCACTAAAAGGTCTTATGCAAGAACTAGATGCGCACTCTACATATTTAGATAAAAAATCATCAAAAGAGATGAGTATTCAAACTCAAGGAGAGTTTGGAGGACTTGGAATTACTGTAGGTATGAGAGATGGAGCTTTAACAGTTATTGCTCCAATTGATGGTACACCAGCATATAAAGCAGGTGTAAAAGCAGGGGATATAATTTTAAAAATAGATGATCATTCTACATTAAATATGACTTTAGATGAAGCTGTATCATTAATGAGAGGAAAACCAAAAACTCCTATTAGCTTAACATTGGTAAGAGAAGGGAAAAATAAACCTTTAAAAATCGATATTGTAAGAGATATTATTAAAATTCAATCTGTATTTTCTAAAACAATTGAAAATGAAGATTTATTATATGTAAGAATTTCAAGTTTTGATAGAAAAGTTACAACAAATTTAAAGAAAGCTATTAAAGAAAATCCTAAAACTAAAGGTATTATTTTAGATTTAAGAAATAACCCAGGTGGATTATTAACACAAGCAATAGGAGTAGTTGATCTTTTTGTTGATGAAGGAATTATTGTTTCTCAAAAAGGAAGAAACAGTGAAGAAGAAGAGAAGTTCAATGCAACAATAGCTGAAACAATTACTGATGTACCACTTGTAGTTTTAGTAAATGGTGGTTCAGCATCAGCTTCAGAAATTGTAAGTGGTGCTTTACAAGACCATAAAAGAGCTGTAGTAATTGGAGAAAAAACTTTTGGTAAAGGTTCAGTTCAAGCAATTTTACCTATTACACAAGATAGAAGTGAAAATATTAAAATAACTATTGCAAAATATTATCTTCCAAGTGGAAGAACTATTCAAGCGACAGGAATTACACCTGATGTAATCTCTCACGAAGGTGAAGTTGTTGCTGAAAAAAATGCTGAGTTTAAATTAAAAGAAGCAGACTTAAAAAAACATTTAGAAGTTGAACTTGATAAAGAGAATGGTGTAAATAAAAAGAGTGAAGAAAAAGAAGAAGATAGTAAAATCTTAACAGAAGAAGATATTGCTAAGGATAATCAATTAAATACATCAATTGGTATTTTAAAAAGTTTAATAATTATGAAATAA
- a CDS encoding tetratricopeptide repeat protein has product MSLKENVDYVKNELSSEEKFLESFVKIERFYKKYKMIIILLVIVIIGLVIGIFATKQIQASNKLEANIAFNKVMENPKDTEAQNILKDKSLQLYEVALYAQALEDGKFNDTKLKYFKELVAYQKALEENSIEKLNTVSMEKDFLLKEFAIFNKALLQAKEGKFEDAKATLKLIPADSQVNDLVTALNHYLVTK; this is encoded by the coding sequence ATGAGTCTTAAAGAAAATGTTGATTATGTAAAAAATGAATTAAGTAGTGAAGAAAAGTTCTTAGAAAGCTTTGTTAAGATAGAAAGATTTTATAAAAAATATAAAATGATAATTATTTTACTTGTTATTGTTATAATTGGTTTAGTTATAGGGATATTTGCTACAAAACAGATTCAAGCTTCAAATAAATTAGAAGCTAATATCGCATTTAATAAAGTAATGGAAAATCCAAAAGATACTGAAGCACAAAATATTTTAAAAGATAAAAGTTTACAACTTTATGAAGTAGCTTTATATGCTCAAGCTTTAGAAGATGGAAAATTTAATGATACTAAACTTAAATATTTTAAAGAGTTAGTAGCTTATCAAAAAGCTTTAGAAGAGAATAGTATTGAAAAATTAAATACAGTTTCTATGGAAAAAGACTTTTTATTAAAAGAGTTTGCAATTTTTAATAAAGCATTATTACAAGCAAAAGAGGGAAAATTTGAAGATGCAAAAGCAACTTTAAAACTAATTCCAGCTGATTCACAAGTTAATGATTTAGTTACAGCATTAAACCACTACTTAGTTACAAAATAA